The following DNA comes from Nocardioides panzhihuensis.
ACGAACGCGATCGACTCGATCGGGTTGTCCTCGCCCAGCCAGAGCCCGTCGACACAGGTGCCGTAGACGTCGGGGGCGACGGTGGTGAGCGCGAGACTGGCGGGCTTGACCTGGTTGGGGACCCGCTCGTCGATCCCCAGAGCGCTCATGTTGAGGGCGAACGGAAGCACCTGGACCGCGGAGAGCGCGACCCCGAGCCCGACCCCGCCGGCGGCGATGCCGCCCGCGACCAGGGTGCGGCGAGCGTCTCGGAGCAGGAGCGCCCGGACGACCACGTAGACCCCGCCCAGCGTCAGCGCGAACATCGTCACCGCCGGGAACCCACCGAGCAGCATCGAGGCGACGACCGAGCCGACGGCGGCGAGGTCGCGCGCGCCGCGCTCGCGCACAGCCCGGTCCAGAGCCCAGAACAGCAGCGGGATCAGGCAGGCGACCTTGGTGTGCGGCCAGTTGGTCCACATCATCATGAAGCCGGAGGTGAAGAAGACCAGGCCGGCGACCAGCGCGATGCTGCGGCGAACGCCGAGGCGTCCGAGGAAGAGCACCATCCCGGCCAGCACCAGGACCAGCTCGGTCAGCTTCACCCAAGCCGGCGCCAGCCACATCGGCATCACCCAGTAGGACCACGAGACGGGGCTCAGCACCGCGTGGTTCGGCAGCGAGGCCAGCGGCGCACCGCCCACCTCGTAGGGCGCCCACGTCTGCCAGTTGCCGTGGCGTACGCCCTCGACGATGTTCTCGACGCCCGGCAGGTAGTAGTCCCAGGTGTCGCCGCGGCACCACAGCGTTCCTTGCGGGATCGGCCCCTCGGCGGCGTACGGCATCATCGCGTGCAGCCAGCCGGTGTCCAGCAGCATCCCCCGCCCGACGAGCGCGGGACCGAAGGTCACCGCGACGAAGAGGACGAGGAGCGCCAGCACGACGCCGGAGCGCCACCGATCGGAGATCACAGCCGGAAATCTATGAGCAGTCGGCACCGAGCGCGGGGAGCGCGCGCGGCAGGTCGGGCATGTGGATGCTCAGTCGAGCCTGGTCGCGACCGCGACGAGGCCGGTGCCGGTCTCGGGCCGCAGTCGCTGCAGCGCCATGAACGGGCTGGTCGCCAGGGCGATGACGGCGCCCTTGAGGCGTCCGCTGGGCTGGAACGTACGGCCGGTCGCCCGGGTGAGCTCCTCGGGTGTGAGATCTCCCACCTTCGCCAGCTTCCTGGCGTCGATCCGGTTGCGGACCGCCTCCAGTGCGTAGCCGAGGGGCCAGCCGTAGACGGTGATGTCGACCTCGCCGAGGCCCGCCTCCTCGAGCCGGGTGGTGAGCTCCTCGGGGCTGTAGCGGCGGAAGTGGCCGGCATGCCGGTCCATGGGCCCGAACCGCTCCTGAAACGCCGGCACGGAGAGCACGAGGTGACCGCCGGGGCGGATGTGGGTGACCCACTCGGCCAACGCCTCCTTGTCGTCCTCGATGTGCTCGAGCACCTCGAAGGCACAGACGAGGTCGTACGTCGCCCCCGGCTCCAGCTCGGAGGACATCGCGTTGAGCACGGTGCCGCCGAGCGCGGTGATGCGCTCGTACGCCACCGTGAACGAGTCCGCGTCGGGCTCGACCCCGAGGTAGTCGGCGCGCGTGGCCAGCCGGGCACCGAAGGCGCCCTGGCCGCAGCCGATCTCCAGCGCCGTCGTCGGTGCGAGCCGGTCGATGATGCGGCTGACGACGTCGTAGCGCAGCCAGGCGCGGGGTGCGAGCGGGGGCAGCGGGCGGTCGGTGGCGGTGAGCGTCATCTGGTTCCTGGGTCGGCTTCGCTTCAGCTGTACCTGTTGCTTCGGGCTTCGCTTCAGCTGTACTTACTGCTTCGGGCTTCGCTTCAGCGAAGACATTCGAGGATGGGGGCGGCGACGGCCTGAGGTGTGTAGTGCTCGCGCGCCTGCTCGTAGGCCGCCTCCCGCAGGCGCTGGGCTTCTTCGGGGTCGTCGGCGAGCTTGGTGAGGGCGGCGGCGAGGTCTTCCGGGCTTCCGGGGGTGACCAGCATGGCCGCGCTCTCCAGCATCCGCCGTTGGGGCGCGGTGTCGGAGGTGACGACGACCGCGCCGGCGGCCGCGCCCTGGAACGCCTTGTTGGGCACCACGCGTCGTGCCTGCGGGACGGTGCCGAAGATGCCGAGGCTCACGTCGAACCCGGCGACGAACTCGGGCAGGTCCTCGGCGTCGACCCAGTCGACCCAGGAGACCCGCGGGTTGTGGGCCGCGAGGCGCCGGGCCTCGTCGTACTGCTGGCCCTGGCCCACCATCGTCACCTCGATCCGCTCGTCGTCGGCGAGCATGTCGAGGGCCTCGGCTATCACGGCAGGGCCGTGGGTGGGGGAGAAGAGGCCGACGAAGACCGTCTTCAGCGGCGCCTCGGTCGGCCGCTCGAGCGACTTGGCCCCCGCGTCGAACCACTCCTTGGTGGCACCCACCGGACAGACCACCGAGCGGAGGCGTACGTCCTCGGGCAGCGCCTGCTGCTGCTCGGCCGTGTCCACGATGACCACGTCGGCCCGTGCCAGCGCCATCGCGTCGATCGCCTTCATCAGCCGCAGCTTCAGCCCGCCCGAGCCGGCCAGGCGCCGGTTGGTGGCGACCCCGGCCGCGGAGACCATGTGGTCCAGCAGGATGGTCGAACGAGGATGGAGGAGGCGCGCCAGGTGCACGTCGAAGTGGCCCAGATAGCCGACCAGGACGGCATCGGGACGCCGGCGCCGTCGCAGCGACTCGACGGTCAGCCCGCTCCAGCGGCTCAGCAGGCGCAGCACGAGCAGCGGCAGCCGCCACGGCTGGCGCAGGATCGCCACCCTCGCCGCGGTGTCCAGGCCCAGCGGCCGGTTCACCTCGGTGACCTCGGCGCCGCAGGCGCGCAGGCCCTCGATGAGTACCGCGACCCGCGGATGGGAGGTCACGTCGTAGGTGCCGAAGGCGACGATGTGCATCACCTCAACGTTAGGCTCGTCGTCAAGGGGAGATCGAGCAGCACACCCCGCATCTGAGATGTCGGCACCCGAAAAAGTGCTGCCGGGAAGGATCTGTGGGCCGAGGCTGGACGAAGGTGGTTCCCCTCAAGGCGGTGGTCGTCGCGATCGTCGTCGTGGTGGCTGCGTACGCGGTCCACCGCAACTGGGACGCGCTCGTGCGCGGCTTCGAGGAGCTGCCGCTGTGGGTGCTCGCGGTCGCCTTCGGACTGACCGTGCTCGCCCAGGTCGTCGCGCTGCTGATGTGGCGGGTGGTGCTGGCCGATCTCGGCTCGCCGCTGCGGCTGGTGCCCGCGGCCAGGATCTTCTACGTCAGCCAGCTGGGAAAGTACCTGCCTGGCTCGTTGTGGACGCTCCTGGGTCAGATGGAGCTCGCCCGCGCCGAGCGGGTGCCGCGGCGTACGTCCTTGACCCAGGGTGTCCTCGTGCTGGCGATCGCCGTCGGCGCCGGGGTGATGGTGTCGGTGCTCCTGATGCCGTTCCTCGGGCGGGAGACGCTCGCACGCTACTGGTGGGCGGTCCTGCTCCTGCCGTTGATCCTGGTGATGCTCCATCCGCCGGTCTTCGGCAAGGTGGTCGACACGGGGCTTCGGCTGCTGGGGCGCGAGCCGCTCGAGGTACTCCCGACCTGGCGGGGGCTCGGCAAGGCGCTGGCGCTGCAGGGCCTGGTCTGGATTCTGCTCGGTCTCCAGGTCTGGGTGGTCGTGGTCGGCCTGGGCGGTGACCCGCTGCCCTCGTTGCTGGCCAGCGTCGGCGGCTACGCGCTCGGGTTCAGCCTGGGCATGGCCGCGATCGGGCTCCCTGCCGGCGCCGGGCTGCGCGAGGCCGTCCTGGTCGTCGCCCTCTCCGGTGTCCTCGCGCCGGGGCTCGCGCTGCTGGTCGCCCTGCTCGCTCGCGGCATCGCCGTCCTGGCCGATGTGCTCGTCGCCCTGGTCGCCGCCTTCCTGACCCGCCGCGGCGGCGAGGTCGCGACCCCCGCCCCATCGTCAGCTCCGTGACCAGCCAACGAACCACTCGGGAGATCTCTGTGCCCACCGCACGGCCCACCGCACCACAGCTCTGGACCGCCGGCCTGATCGCCAACCTCGTCACCTGTGCCGGCGTGTGCGCCGGTTACGCGCTCTCCTCGCCGCTCTACGGCTCCAAGGACGAGGTGGCCCATGCCGACCACGCCTACCAGCTCTGGCACGGCACCCTGATCAGCGTCGGCGACCCGATGCGGATGCCGCAGGTCTGGGGCTACACGCTGCCCTTCGACTGGACCGGCCAGCATCCACCGCTCTTCTACCTGCTGCTGGCGCCCGTGGTCGGACCGCTCACCGACGCCGGCCACCTGCTCGCCGCCGGGATGGCCGCACGCGGCATCTCCGCCGTGATCACGTGCCTCGTCGTGGCCGCGGTGATGTGGACGACGCGGCAGATTGTCCCGGGCCGTCCCGAGGTGTCGATCGCGGCCGGCCTGGTCACCGCGTTGAGCCCGGCACTGACCAGGCTCGGCGGCATCGTCTTCAACGACAACCTGTTCGTGCTGTGGGCCACCCTTCTTGTCGGTCAGACCGTCTGGCTGCTCCGCCACGGGCCGCGGACCCGCGGGCTGGTGCTCTTCGGCCTGTACGCCGCAGCCGCACTCGGCACCCGACTCCCCGGGGTCGTCTTCATCGGTCTGTGCGCGACGACCCTCGGCCTGGTCTGGATCTTCACCGGCCCCCGCCGCGACTGGGCGGGCGTCCTGCGCCTGGGCGTGGCGGTGGTGCTAGCCGTCGCCGTCAACGCGTGGTTCTTCCTCCGCAACTTCCGGGACACCGGCAACTGGTCCGGGATGCAGACCGACCTCGTCGGCAAGCCCGGTGGCCCGCTGCACGCGCGGGAGGTCCGCCCGGTGCTCGACGTCGCCACCGACCCGGACATCTGGCGTCAGCTCCTGATCCCGCCGGCGCTCCAGCAGCACGTGACCATCGGTGCCGTGCTCACGGTCGTCCCGCTGGTGCTCGGCCTGATCGTCGGGTTCCGGGTGCTGTCCCGGTCGCGCCGCGACCTGGTCCGCGTGGCGACAGCGCTGCTGCTGCTCGCCCTCACGGCCGTCATCGTCGGGATCCAGCTCCGCTATGCGGCCGGCGGCGGGGGAGCGTACTGGCGCTACCTCGTCCCGCTCACCATCGTGACCAGTCTGCTCACCGCGATCGGGCTCACGGCCAGACCGCGCCTTGCGGGACCGGCGGTCGCGGTCTGGGCCGCAGCGGCGTACGCGGTCTTCGCCGCCCACGTCGCCCCGCCGAACCCCGCCGGCGGCGATCTCGCCACCGCCCCGGTCTTCCAGTCGGCGGCTTGGGTCGCGACGGGGATCGCGGGGGTCGCGGCCGCGGTCGGCGTGGCGACCGTCCTTTTGGTCGCCGTCGCCCGGTCCCGTTAAGATCTGATGGATCTGTCGTGCCCTCATCCGGAAGTGAAACATGACCAGCCTGGACCCGAGAGCGCCGCTCGTGCTCGATACTCGCGAGCTCGGCCGCCGCCCGGGGTCTGAGCGTCATGTCGAGGTGACGGTGCCGGCGCCGGCAGATCTTGGTATCGAAGTCCTCGCTGTCCCCGAGGGATCGCCGGTCGAGCTCGACCTGCGTCTCGAGGCGGTCATGGAGGGTGTGCTGGTCACGGGGACGGCTTTGGTCGGCCTCGATGGCGAGTGCGTGCGGTGCCTGGAGAAGATCGAGGACGAAGCCGAGGTCGACATCCAGGAGCTGTACGTCTACAACGACTCTCGTGACGGCCAGGCGCCTGATGAGGACGACGAGACCAGCCGGACCGAGGGCGATCTGATCGACCTCGAGCCGGTGCTCAGGGATGCGGTGGTGCTCGCACTGCCGTTCCAGCCGATGTGCCAGGACGACTGTCCGGGACTGTGCCCCGACTGTGGGGCGCGGCTCGCGGACGAGCCCGAGCACGACCACGGCGACAAGGTAGACCCGCGCTGGGCGGGGCTGGCTTCGCTCAAGGAAGACCCCAGCAACTAGAGTTCGCCAGATAATTAGGCTTCAGTAGCCGGTCGAGATCCGACCGGCCGAATAAGAGGAGAAAACAGTGGCTGTCCCGAAGCGGAAGATGTCGCGCAGCAACACCCGCCACCGCCGCTCGGCCTGGAAGGCCGTTGCGCCGACCCTGGTGACGTGCGCGAACCCCGCCTGCGGCGCCAAGCACATCCCGCACCGTGCGTGCGGCGAGTGCGGCCAGTACGGCGCTCGCGCCGAACGTCGCCAGGTCCTCTGATCTGACACGCGGTTAGTCTCCTGACCAACTACGCAGAGCTTCGCAAAGCGCTCGGGGATCCGATCCTGGACCCCGAGCTGCTTGAGCGTTCGCTCACTCATCGTTCCTACGCGTACGAGAACGGTGGCCTGCCCACCAACGAGCGCCTGGAGTTCCTTGGCGACTCGGTGCTCGGCGTCGTGGTCACCGAGACCCTCTATCGCATCCATCCAGACCTGCCCGAGGGCAAGCTGGCCAAGCTGCGGGCGGCGGTTGTGAACGCCCGCGCCTTGGCCGAGGTCGGTCAGGCCATCGGCCTGGGCCAGCACATCAAGCTGGGCCGGGGCGAGGAGGCCACCGGTGGGCGCGAGAAGGCTTCGATCGTCTCCGACACCGTCGAGGCGGTGATCGGAGCGGTCCACCTCTCCGGTGGTATCGAGGTCTCCACGGTCCTCGTCCACCGGCTCTTCGACCCGCTCATCGAGGCGGCCTCCGACCTCGGTGCCGGTCTCGACTGGAAGACCTCCCTGCAGGAGCTCTCCGCCGAGCGTGCCCTCGGTGTGCCGGAATACGTCATCACCGACGAGGGCCCCGACCACATGAAGACCTTCACCGCGAAGGTCCGGGTCGGCGAGCAGCTCTACGGCAACGGCGTCGGCCGCTCCAAGAAGGAGGCCGAGCAGGCCGCCGCGGAGACGGCCTACGGCGAGATCCAGGCCGCCGCCGCGGTCACGGGCTGACCGCCCGGCGCCCCTCGCTTGGTGGGTCCTCATCCGGCAACTACGATTCCGGCTCGTGTCTCCACCCGTCCTGCAGGCCTCGTCGCCGCAGCAGCAGATCGCTGCGCGCGGTGCGACCGGCGCCCAGGGAAAGCGCAAGGAGATCGAAGGCCTGCGTACGGTCGCGGCACTCCTGGTCGCGATCTACCACATCTGGCTCGGCAAGGTCTCCGGCGGTGTCGACGTCTTCTTCGTCGTCACCGGGTTCCTGATCACCCTCACGCTGGTCGGCCACGTACGCCGCGAGGGTCGGATCAGACCGCTGTCGTACCTCGGCCGTCTGGCCCGGCGCGTCTGGCCGATGGCCGCCGTGGTGCTGCTGGCCGCCCTGGCGATGACGGTCGTGATCGCTCCAGAGGCGCTTCGGCCACGCAACTTCTCCGAGGTGCTCGCCTCAGCCCTCTACTACGAGAACTGGTTCCTCGCGGAGAACGCGGTCGACTACCTCAACCAGCATGATCCGCATACGCCTGTTCAGCATTTCTGGGCGATGTCCGTGCAGGGCCAGTTCTACCTGACCTGGTTGGTCGTGGCCGTGGCTGCGTGGCTCCTCGCCGCGCGCGGCGCCCGCCGTGTCGACGTCCGCCGCTTCGTGGCCGTCCTTGCCGGTCTCATCGCTCTTGTCGGCGCGATCTCGTTCGCGTGGAGTCTGATCCAGACGGCGGGCAACCAGCCGTACGCGTACTTCTCCTATCTCACCCGGGTGTGGGAGTTCTCTGTCGGCGGGCTGCTCGCGCTGGCCGGAGCGCGACTCGCCCTTCGTGGCCGGGCAGCGGCCCTCGCCTCCTGGGCAGCGCTCCTCGGGCTGTTCGCCTGTGGCCTCGTGCTTCCTGTCGAAGGCGCCTTCCCCGGTGTGGCGGCGCTGTGGCCGGTCGCGTGCGCGACGCTGCTTCTGGTGTCGACGCGCGAGGACGAGCGGGCCTGGTCCGGGACCCGCCTGCTCGCCACGCCGGCCGTGAGCTGGTTGGGCGCGATGGCGTTCGGCATCTACCTGTGGCACTTCCCGATCCTCATCGGCTACCGGTATGTCCACGGCACGGACGCCGTGCCCGGCGTGCTGGCCGGAGTCACGATGGTCCTCGCCGCTGTGCTGCTCGCCATCGCCTTCCACTACGCCGTCGAGCGCCCCGTCGCCCGCGGTTGGCGGCCGGGCCCGGCGAAGCCGGTGATCGCTGCGGCCCTGATCGGCTCCTGGATCGCTGTGGTGGCGCTCTCCTACGTCGGCGTCAGGGACTCGAACGAGGTCGCCGCGAACAGCCGGCAGAGCGCCGCCCAGGCCGCGGACGAGCTCGGAGACTGCTTCGGGTACGCCGCCAAGGACAGTGCCGGTCCGTGTGCCGACGAGCTCGCCTCGGCGCCGATGATGCCGGCCCGGGTCGGACTCCTGAACGACACCGGGCGGGCCTACGACTGCTACTCGGCCGCGGACGCGAAGCATCTGCGGACCTGCACCTTCGGGACGGGCAGCGTACGGGTCGCGCTGGTCGGGACCTCGCACGCGGCCATGCTCACGCCGCTGTTCCGCGCGGCAGCGCGCGAGCGTGACTGGCAGGTGAGCGTGATGACGGGCAACGGGTGCGTCTGGTCTGCGGAGCGTGCGGGCGGCCAGGGCATCAGCGAACGGTGTGGGACACGCATCCAGGAGACCGAGGATCAGCTGTTCGGTGGCGAGCCGTTCGATGCGGTGGTCTTCGCCGGAGGCCGCAATCCCGGCATGGTCGCCCCGGACAGGATCGACGAGGCGGCGACGAACTGGCGTGCGCTGCGCGAACGGGGGACCGATGTCGTCGTCATCGAGGACAACCCGCGGAACGGCGAGGACGCCGCGCGCTGCATCACGGAGTCGTCCGAGGAGAAGCTGCGGGCCGGGGCCTGCGACGTCTCTCGAGCGGAGGCCACGAACGCACCCGACACGCTCGTGTCGACGGCACGTCGGATCGAGGCTCCCGTCGTGACCACGCTCGATCTCTACTGCGACGACCGGACCTGTCCCGCAGTCATCGGGAACGTGATCGTGTACCGCGATGCCCATCACCTGACCCTGACCTACGAACGTACGATGGCTGAGGAGCTGTTCCGCCGTCTGGGCGAGCACATCCCCAGCGGGAGGCCCTGATGCCAGAGCTACCGGAGGTAGAGGTCGTACGCGCCGGCCTCGAGCGTCACATTGTCGGAGCGCGGATCGTCGCGGTCGAGGTGCTGCACCCCAGGCCCGTGCGACGCCACCTCGCCGGCCCGTCGGCCTTCGCAGAGGAGATGACCGGCCGGGTGGTCACGGGTGCCCGGCGCCGCGGCAAGTACCTGTGGCTGCCGCTCGACTCCGGTGACGCCCTCATGGCCCACCTGGGCATGAGCGGTCAGATGCTCGTCCAG
Coding sequences within:
- a CDS encoding class I SAM-dependent methyltransferase, which codes for MTLTATDRPLPPLAPRAWLRYDVVSRIIDRLAPTTALEIGCGQGAFGARLATRADYLGVEPDADSFTVAYERITALGGTVLNAMSSELEPGATYDLVCAFEVLEHIEDDKEALAEWVTHIRPGGHLVLSVPAFQERFGPMDRHAGHFRRYSPEELTTRLEEAGLGEVDITVYGWPLGYALEAVRNRIDARKLAKVGDLTPEELTRATGRTFQPSGRLKGAVIALATSPFMALQRLRPETGTGLVAVATRLD
- a CDS encoding glycosyltransferase family protein, whose protein sequence is MHIVAFGTYDVTSHPRVAVLIEGLRACGAEVTEVNRPLGLDTAARVAILRQPWRLPLLVLRLLSRWSGLTVESLRRRRRPDAVLVGYLGHFDVHLARLLHPRSTILLDHMVSAAGVATNRRLAGSGGLKLRLMKAIDAMALARADVVIVDTAEQQQALPEDVRLRSVVCPVGATKEWFDAGAKSLERPTEAPLKTVFVGLFSPTHGPAVIAEALDMLADDERIEVTMVGQGQQYDEARRLAAHNPRVSWVDWVDAEDLPEFVAGFDVSLGIFGTVPQARRVVPNKAFQGAAAGAVVVTSDTAPQRRMLESAAMLVTPGSPEDLAAALTKLADDPEEAQRLREAAYEQAREHYTPQAVAAPILECLR
- a CDS encoding lysylphosphatidylglycerol synthase domain-containing protein, which codes for MVPLKAVVVAIVVVVAAYAVHRNWDALVRGFEELPLWVLAVAFGLTVLAQVVALLMWRVVLADLGSPLRLVPAARIFYVSQLGKYLPGSLWTLLGQMELARAERVPRRTSLTQGVLVLAIAVGAGVMVSVLLMPFLGRETLARYWWAVLLLPLILVMLHPPVFGKVVDTGLRLLGREPLEVLPTWRGLGKALALQGLVWILLGLQVWVVVVGLGGDPLPSLLASVGGYALGFSLGMAAIGLPAGAGLREAVLVVALSGVLAPGLALLVALLARGIAVLADVLVALVAAFLTRRGGEVATPAPSSAP
- a CDS encoding YceD family protein, encoding MTSLDPRAPLVLDTRELGRRPGSERHVEVTVPAPADLGIEVLAVPEGSPVELDLRLEAVMEGVLVTGTALVGLDGECVRCLEKIEDEAEVDIQELYVYNDSRDGQAPDEDDETSRTEGDLIDLEPVLRDAVVLALPFQPMCQDDCPGLCPDCGARLADEPEHDHGDKVDPRWAGLASLKEDPSN
- the rpmF gene encoding 50S ribosomal protein L32; this encodes MAVPKRKMSRSNTRHRRSAWKAVAPTLVTCANPACGAKHIPHRACGECGQYGARAERRQVL
- the rnc gene encoding ribonuclease III, which encodes MLERSLTHRSYAYENGGLPTNERLEFLGDSVLGVVVTETLYRIHPDLPEGKLAKLRAAVVNARALAEVGQAIGLGQHIKLGRGEEATGGREKASIVSDTVEAVIGAVHLSGGIEVSTVLVHRLFDPLIEAASDLGAGLDWKTSLQELSAERALGVPEYVITDEGPDHMKTFTAKVRVGEQLYGNGVGRSKKEAEQAAAETAYGEIQAAAAVTG
- a CDS encoding SGNH hydrolase domain-containing protein; this translates as MSPPVLQASSPQQQIAARGATGAQGKRKEIEGLRTVAALLVAIYHIWLGKVSGGVDVFFVVTGFLITLTLVGHVRREGRIRPLSYLGRLARRVWPMAAVVLLAALAMTVVIAPEALRPRNFSEVLASALYYENWFLAENAVDYLNQHDPHTPVQHFWAMSVQGQFYLTWLVVAVAAWLLAARGARRVDVRRFVAVLAGLIALVGAISFAWSLIQTAGNQPYAYFSYLTRVWEFSVGGLLALAGARLALRGRAAALASWAALLGLFACGLVLPVEGAFPGVAALWPVACATLLLVSTREDERAWSGTRLLATPAVSWLGAMAFGIYLWHFPILIGYRYVHGTDAVPGVLAGVTMVLAAVLLAIAFHYAVERPVARGWRPGPAKPVIAAALIGSWIAVVALSYVGVRDSNEVAANSRQSAAQAADELGDCFGYAAKDSAGPCADELASAPMMPARVGLLNDTGRAYDCYSAADAKHLRTCTFGTGSVRVALVGTSHAAMLTPLFRAAARERDWQVSVMTGNGCVWSAERAGGQGISERCGTRIQETEDQLFGGEPFDAVVFAGGRNPGMVAPDRIDEAATNWRALRERGTDVVVIEDNPRNGEDAARCITESSEEKLRAGACDVSRAEATNAPDTLVSTARRIEAPVVTTLDLYCDDRTCPAVIGNVIVYRDAHHLTLTYERTMAEELFRRLGEHIPSGRP